Proteins encoded within one genomic window of Pongo pygmaeus isolate AG05252 chromosome 6, NHGRI_mPonPyg2-v2.0_pri, whole genome shotgun sequence:
- the WDR86 gene encoding WD repeat-containing protein 86 isoform X2, which yields MSQEFRGHRNCVLTLAYSAPWDLPSTPCVEEAAAGGLLVTGSTDGTAKVWQVASGCCHQTLRGHTGAVLCLVLDTPSHTAFTGSTDATIRAWDILSGEQLRVFREHQGSVICLERERSGGLQSCPSCRPSLLLLAAGEPTRVLWQRGQDRQVLAGRHRGVCAHVHGPQTQRERPQVPRGHLVHGQRRRLRPGLRRAVWRAAEGVPGPHIHHQLHPGARPGALHRLARRRLAPLGRARAPRCPAAPSAHAQPLAPLQQQSGLRRRAPAAGLIPRGPCRHQPRRPAAPRAPRPATRGGGARWPGRSEEARAGGEPGAGVWFFFGGQEALGAGVLVLGTAPFSLLGWLLSSLPIPDLAKGLVPGTLPPQGLQADCPSSPSPTKLGLSC from the exons ATGTCCCAGGAGTTCCGGGGCCACCGCAACTGCGTGCTGACTCTAGCCTACTCTGCCCCGTGGGACCTCCCCAGCACTCCCTGCGTGGAGGAGGCCGCGGCCGGGGGGCTCCTGGTGACCGGCAGCACAGATGGCACTGCCAAGGTGTGGCAGGTGGCCAGCGGCTGCTGCCACCAGACGCTGCGGGGCCACACGGGCGCAGTGCTGTGCCTAGTGCTAGACACGCCCAGTCACACGGCCTTCACAGGCAGCACCGACGCCACCATCCGTGCCTGGGACATCCTGAGTGGGGAGCAGCTGCGGGTGTTCCGGGAGCACCAGGGCTCCGTCATCTGTCTGGAG AGGGAGAGGTCTGGGGGGCTTCAGAGCTGCCCCAGCTGCCGACCTTCCCTGCTCCTCCTCGCAGCTGGTGAACCGACTCGTGTACTCTGGCAGCGCGGACAGGACCGTCAAGTGCTGGCTGGCAGACACAGGGGAGTGTGTGCGCACGTTCACGGCCCACAGACGCAACGTGAGCGCCCTCAAGTACCACGCGGGCACCT TGTTCACGGGCAGCGGCGACGCTTGCGCCCGGGCCTTCGACGCGCAGTCTGGAGAGCTGCGGAGGGTGTTCCGGGGCCACACATTCATCATCAACTGCATCCAG GTGCACGGCCAGGTGCTCTACACCGCCTCGCACGACGGCGCCTTGCGCCTCTGGGACGTGCGCGGGCTCCGAGGTGCCCCGCGGCCCCCTCCGCCCACGCGCAGCCTCTCGCGCCTCTTCAGCAACAAAGTGGGCTGCGCCGCCGCGCCCCTGCAGCCGGCCTGATCCCGCGGGGCCCCTGCAGACACCAGCCCAGACGCCCAGCGGCTCCCAGAGCGCCCCGCCCTGCTACCCGCGGTGGTGGCGCCCGATGGCCGGGGAGGAGCGAGGAAGCCCGGGCGGGAGGAGAGCCCGGCGCAGGCGTCTGGTTTTTCTTTGGTGGCCAGGAGGCGCTGGGAGCGGGAGTGCTCGTCCTGGGGACCGCTCCCTTTTCCCTTTTAGGGTGGCTCCTgtcctccctccccatccctgaCCTGGCGAAAGGCCTAGTCCCggggaccctcccacctcaggggCTGCAGGCGGACTGCCCCAGCTCTCCCAGCCCCACGAAACTGGGCCTTTCCTGCTGA
- the WDR86 gene encoding WD repeat-containing protein 86 isoform X5, producing MSQEFRGHRNCVLTLAYSAPWDLPSTPCVEEAAAGGLLVTGSTDGTAKVWQVASGCCHQTLRGHTGAVLCLVLDTPSHTAFTGSTDATIRAWDILSGEQLRVFREHQGSVICLELVNRLVYSGSADRTVKCWLADTGECVRTFTAHRRNVSALKYHAGTLFTGSGDACARAFDAQSGELRRVFRGHTFIINCIQVGPSALLGAAARGRERCPAPIHPRWQPRPPTAYRLAGDARPCARRCTARCSTPPRTTAPCASGTCAGSEVPRGPLRPRAASRASSATKWAAPPRPCSRPDPAGPLQTPAQTPSGSQSAPPCYPRWWRPMAGEERGSPGGRRARRRRLVFLWWPGGAGSGSARPGDRSLFPFRVAPVLPPHP from the exons ATGTCCCAGGAGTTCCGGGGCCACCGCAACTGCGTGCTGACTCTAGCCTACTCTGCCCCGTGGGACCTCCCCAGCACTCCCTGCGTGGAGGAGGCCGCGGCCGGGGGGCTCCTGGTGACCGGCAGCACAGATGGCACTGCCAAGGTGTGGCAGGTGGCCAGCGGCTGCTGCCACCAGACGCTGCGGGGCCACACGGGCGCAGTGCTGTGCCTAGTGCTAGACACGCCCAGTCACACGGCCTTCACAGGCAGCACCGACGCCACCATCCGTGCCTGGGACATCCTGAGTGGGGAGCAGCTGCGGGTGTTCCGGGAGCACCAGGGCTCCGTCATCTGTCTGGAG CTGGTGAACCGACTCGTGTACTCTGGCAGCGCGGACAGGACCGTCAAGTGCTGGCTGGCAGACACAGGGGAGTGTGTGCGCACGTTCACGGCCCACAGACGCAACGTGAGCGCCCTCAAGTACCACGCGGGCACCT TGTTCACGGGCAGCGGCGACGCTTGCGCCCGGGCCTTCGACGCGCAGTCTGGAGAGCTGCGGAGGGTGTTCCGGGGCCACACATTCATCATCAACTGCATCCAGGTAGGTCCCTCTGCCCTTCTTGGGGCCGCCGCTCGTGGGAGGGAAAGGTGCCCCGCCCCGATCCATCCACGCTGGCAGCCGCGTCCCCCCACAGCCTACCGCCTCGCCGGTGACGCCCGCCCCTGCGCCCGCAGGTGCACGGCCAGGTGCTCTACACCGCCTCGCACGACGGCGCCTTGCGCCTCTGGGACGTGCGCGGGCTCCGAGGTGCCCCGCGGCCCCCTCCGCCCACGCGCAGCCTCTCGCGCCTCTTCAGCAACAAAGTGGGCTGCGCCGCCGCGCCCCTGCAGCCGGCCTGATCCCGCGGGGCCCCTGCAGACACCAGCCCAGACGCCCAGCGGCTCCCAGAGCGCCCCGCCCTGCTACCCGCGGTGGTGGCGCCCGATGGCCGGGGAGGAGCGAGGAAGCCCGGGCGGGAGGAGAGCCCGGCGCAGGCGTCTGGTTTTTCTTTGGTGGCCAGGAGGCGCTGGGAGCGGGAGTGCTCGTCCTGGGGACCGCTCCCTTTTCCCTTTTAGGGTGGCTCCTgtcctccctccccatccctga
- the WDR86 gene encoding WD repeat-containing protein 86 isoform X1 translates to MGGGGSALRVCADHRGGINWLSLSPDGQRLLTGSEDGTARLWSTADGQCCALLQGHESYVTFCQLEDEAAFTCSADCTIRRWDVLTGQCLQVYRGHTSIVNRILVANNQLFSSSYDRTARVWSVDKGQMSQEFRGHRNCVLTLAYSAPWDLPSTPCVEEAAAGGLLVTGSTDGTAKVWQVASGCCHQTLRGHTGAVLCLVLDTPSHTAFTGSTDATIRAWDILSGEQLRVFREHQGSVICLELVNRLVYSGSADRTVKCWLADTGECVRTFTAHRRNVSALKYHAGTLFTGSGDACARAFDAQSGELRRVFRGHTFIINCIQVGPSALLGAAARGRERCPAPIHPRWQPRPPTAYRLAGDARPCARRCTARCSTPPRTTAPCASGTCAGSEVPRGPLRPRAASRASSATKWAAPPRPCSRPDPAGPLQTPAQTPSGSQSAPPCYPRWWRPMAGEERGSPGGRRARRRRLVFLWWPGGAGSGSARPGDRSLFPFRVAPVLPPHP, encoded by the exons ATGGGGGGCGGCGGGTCGGCCCTGAGGGTCTGCGCCGACCACCGCGGGGGCATCAACTGGCTGAGCCTGAGCCCCGACGGGCAGCGCCTGCTGACGGGCAGCGAGGACGGCACGGCCCGGCTCTGGAGCACCGCGGACGGCCAGTGCTGCGCGCTCCTGCAAG GACACGAAAGCTATGTGACCTTCTGCCAGCTGGAGGATGAGGCCGCCTTCACATGCAGCGCCGACTGCACCATCAGGAGGTGGGACGTGCTGACCGGGCAGTGTCTGCAGGTGTACCGAGGACACACGTCCATTGTGAACAG GATCCTGGTTGCCAACAACCAGCTCTTCAGCAGCTCCTACGACCGGACAGCTCGGGTCTGGAGTGTGGATAAGGGGCAGATGTCCCAGGAGTTCCGGGGCCACCGCAACTGCGTGCTGACTCTAGCCTACTCTGCCCCGTGGGACCTCCCCAGCACTCCCTGCGTGGAGGAGGCCGCGGCCGGGGGGCTCCTGGTGACCGGCAGCACAGATGGCACTGCCAAGGTGTGGCAGGTGGCCAGCGGCTGCTGCCACCAGACGCTGCGGGGCCACACGGGCGCAGTGCTGTGCCTAGTGCTAGACACGCCCAGTCACACGGCCTTCACAGGCAGCACCGACGCCACCATCCGTGCCTGGGACATCCTGAGTGGGGAGCAGCTGCGGGTGTTCCGGGAGCACCAGGGCTCCGTCATCTGTCTGGAG CTGGTGAACCGACTCGTGTACTCTGGCAGCGCGGACAGGACCGTCAAGTGCTGGCTGGCAGACACAGGGGAGTGTGTGCGCACGTTCACGGCCCACAGACGCAACGTGAGCGCCCTCAAGTACCACGCGGGCACCT TGTTCACGGGCAGCGGCGACGCTTGCGCCCGGGCCTTCGACGCGCAGTCTGGAGAGCTGCGGAGGGTGTTCCGGGGCCACACATTCATCATCAACTGCATCCAGGTAGGTCCCTCTGCCCTTCTTGGGGCCGCCGCTCGTGGGAGGGAAAGGTGCCCCGCCCCGATCCATCCACGCTGGCAGCCGCGTCCCCCCACAGCCTACCGCCTCGCCGGTGACGCCCGCCCCTGCGCCCGCAGGTGCACGGCCAGGTGCTCTACACCGCCTCGCACGACGGCGCCTTGCGCCTCTGGGACGTGCGCGGGCTCCGAGGTGCCCCGCGGCCCCCTCCGCCCACGCGCAGCCTCTCGCGCCTCTTCAGCAACAAAGTGGGCTGCGCCGCCGCGCCCCTGCAGCCGGCCTGATCCCGCGGGGCCCCTGCAGACACCAGCCCAGACGCCCAGCGGCTCCCAGAGCGCCCCGCCCTGCTACCCGCGGTGGTGGCGCCCGATGGCCGGGGAGGAGCGAGGAAGCCCGGGCGGGAGGAGAGCCCGGCGCAGGCGTCTGGTTTTTCTTTGGTGGCCAGGAGGCGCTGGGAGCGGGAGTGCTCGTCCTGGGGACCGCTCCCTTTTCCCTTTTAGGGTGGCTCCTgtcctccctccccatccctga
- the WDR86 gene encoding WD repeat-containing protein 86 isoform X4, which translates to MGGGGSALRVCADHRGGINWLSLSPDGQRLLTGSEDGTARLWSTADGQCCALLQGHESYVTFCQLEDEAAFTCSADCTIRRWDVLTGQCLQVYRGHTSIVNRILVANNQLFSSSYDRTARVWSVDKGQMSQEFRGHRNCVLTLAYSAPWDLPSTPCVEEAAAGGLLVTGSTDGTAKVWQVASGCCHQTLRGHTGAVLCLVLDTPSHTAFTGSTDATIRAWDILSGEQLRVFREHQGSVICLELVNRLVYSGSADRTVKCWLADTGECVRTFTAHRRNVSALKYHAGTLFTGSGDACARAFDAQSGELRRVFRGHTFIINCIQVHGQVLYTASHDGALRLWDVRGLRGAPRPPPPTRSLSRLFSNKVGCAAAPLQPA; encoded by the exons ATGGGGGGCGGCGGGTCGGCCCTGAGGGTCTGCGCCGACCACCGCGGGGGCATCAACTGGCTGAGCCTGAGCCCCGACGGGCAGCGCCTGCTGACGGGCAGCGAGGACGGCACGGCCCGGCTCTGGAGCACCGCGGACGGCCAGTGCTGCGCGCTCCTGCAAG GACACGAAAGCTATGTGACCTTCTGCCAGCTGGAGGATGAGGCCGCCTTCACATGCAGCGCCGACTGCACCATCAGGAGGTGGGACGTGCTGACCGGGCAGTGTCTGCAGGTGTACCGAGGACACACGTCCATTGTGAACAG GATCCTGGTTGCCAACAACCAGCTCTTCAGCAGCTCCTACGACCGGACAGCTCGGGTCTGGAGTGTGGATAAGGGGCAGATGTCCCAGGAGTTCCGGGGCCACCGCAACTGCGTGCTGACTCTAGCCTACTCTGCCCCGTGGGACCTCCCCAGCACTCCCTGCGTGGAGGAGGCCGCGGCCGGGGGGCTCCTGGTGACCGGCAGCACAGATGGCACTGCCAAGGTGTGGCAGGTGGCCAGCGGCTGCTGCCACCAGACGCTGCGGGGCCACACGGGCGCAGTGCTGTGCCTAGTGCTAGACACGCCCAGTCACACGGCCTTCACAGGCAGCACCGACGCCACCATCCGTGCCTGGGACATCCTGAGTGGGGAGCAGCTGCGGGTGTTCCGGGAGCACCAGGGCTCCGTCATCTGTCTGGAG CTGGTGAACCGACTCGTGTACTCTGGCAGCGCGGACAGGACCGTCAAGTGCTGGCTGGCAGACACAGGGGAGTGTGTGCGCACGTTCACGGCCCACAGACGCAACGTGAGCGCCCTCAAGTACCACGCGGGCACCT TGTTCACGGGCAGCGGCGACGCTTGCGCCCGGGCCTTCGACGCGCAGTCTGGAGAGCTGCGGAGGGTGTTCCGGGGCCACACATTCATCATCAACTGCATCCAG GTGCACGGCCAGGTGCTCTACACCGCCTCGCACGACGGCGCCTTGCGCCTCTGGGACGTGCGCGGGCTCCGAGGTGCCCCGCGGCCCCCTCCGCCCACGCGCAGCCTCTCGCGCCTCTTCAGCAACAAAGTGGGCTGCGCCGCCGCGCCCCTGCAGCCGGCCTGA
- the WDR86 gene encoding WD repeat-containing protein 86 isoform X8, which translates to MSQEFRGHRNCVLTLAYSAPWDLPSTPCVEEAAAGGLLVTGSTDGTAKVWQVASGCCHQTLRGHTGAVLCLVLDTPSHTAFTGSTDATIRAWDILSGEQLRVFREHQGSVICLELVNRLVYSGSADRTVKCWLADTGECVRTFTAHRRNVSALKYHAGTLFTGSGDACARAFDAQSGELRRVFRGHTFIINCIQVHGQVLYTASHDGALRLWDVRGLRGAPRPPPPTRSLSRLFSNKVGCAAAPLQPA; encoded by the exons ATGTCCCAGGAGTTCCGGGGCCACCGCAACTGCGTGCTGACTCTAGCCTACTCTGCCCCGTGGGACCTCCCCAGCACTCCCTGCGTGGAGGAGGCCGCGGCCGGGGGGCTCCTGGTGACCGGCAGCACAGATGGCACTGCCAAGGTGTGGCAGGTGGCCAGCGGCTGCTGCCACCAGACGCTGCGGGGCCACACGGGCGCAGTGCTGTGCCTAGTGCTAGACACGCCCAGTCACACGGCCTTCACAGGCAGCACCGACGCCACCATCCGTGCCTGGGACATCCTGAGTGGGGAGCAGCTGCGGGTGTTCCGGGAGCACCAGGGCTCCGTCATCTGTCTGGAG CTGGTGAACCGACTCGTGTACTCTGGCAGCGCGGACAGGACCGTCAAGTGCTGGCTGGCAGACACAGGGGAGTGTGTGCGCACGTTCACGGCCCACAGACGCAACGTGAGCGCCCTCAAGTACCACGCGGGCACCT TGTTCACGGGCAGCGGCGACGCTTGCGCCCGGGCCTTCGACGCGCAGTCTGGAGAGCTGCGGAGGGTGTTCCGGGGCCACACATTCATCATCAACTGCATCCAG GTGCACGGCCAGGTGCTCTACACCGCCTCGCACGACGGCGCCTTGCGCCTCTGGGACGTGCGCGGGCTCCGAGGTGCCCCGCGGCCCCCTCCGCCCACGCGCAGCCTCTCGCGCCTCTTCAGCAACAAAGTGGGCTGCGCCGCCGCGCCCCTGCAGCCGGCCTGA
- the WDR86 gene encoding WD repeat-containing protein 86 isoform X3 has product MGGGGSALRVCADHRGGINWLSLSPDGQRLLTGSEDGTARLWSTADGQCCALLQGHESYVTFCQLEDEAAFTCSADCTIRRWDVLTGQCLQVYRGHTSIVNRILVANNQLFSSSYDRTARVWSVDKGQMSQEFRGHRNCVLTLAYSAPWDLPSTPCVEEAAAGGLLVTGSTDGTAKVWQVASGCCHQTLRGHTGAVLCLVLDTPSHTAFTGSTDATIRAWDILSGEQLRVFREHQGSVICLERERSGGLQSCPSCRPSLLLLAAGEPTRVLWQRGQDRQVLAGRHRGVCAHVHGPQTQRERPQVPRGHLVHGQRRRLRPGLRRAVWRAAEGVPGPHIHHQLHPGRSLCPSWGRRSWEGKVPRPDPSTLAAASPHSLPPRR; this is encoded by the exons ATGGGGGGCGGCGGGTCGGCCCTGAGGGTCTGCGCCGACCACCGCGGGGGCATCAACTGGCTGAGCCTGAGCCCCGACGGGCAGCGCCTGCTGACGGGCAGCGAGGACGGCACGGCCCGGCTCTGGAGCACCGCGGACGGCCAGTGCTGCGCGCTCCTGCAAG GACACGAAAGCTATGTGACCTTCTGCCAGCTGGAGGATGAGGCCGCCTTCACATGCAGCGCCGACTGCACCATCAGGAGGTGGGACGTGCTGACCGGGCAGTGTCTGCAGGTGTACCGAGGACACACGTCCATTGTGAACAG GATCCTGGTTGCCAACAACCAGCTCTTCAGCAGCTCCTACGACCGGACAGCTCGGGTCTGGAGTGTGGATAAGGGGCAGATGTCCCAGGAGTTCCGGGGCCACCGCAACTGCGTGCTGACTCTAGCCTACTCTGCCCCGTGGGACCTCCCCAGCACTCCCTGCGTGGAGGAGGCCGCGGCCGGGGGGCTCCTGGTGACCGGCAGCACAGATGGCACTGCCAAGGTGTGGCAGGTGGCCAGCGGCTGCTGCCACCAGACGCTGCGGGGCCACACGGGCGCAGTGCTGTGCCTAGTGCTAGACACGCCCAGTCACACGGCCTTCACAGGCAGCACCGACGCCACCATCCGTGCCTGGGACATCCTGAGTGGGGAGCAGCTGCGGGTGTTCCGGGAGCACCAGGGCTCCGTCATCTGTCTGGAG AGGGAGAGGTCTGGGGGGCTTCAGAGCTGCCCCAGCTGCCGACCTTCCCTGCTCCTCCTCGCAGCTGGTGAACCGACTCGTGTACTCTGGCAGCGCGGACAGGACCGTCAAGTGCTGGCTGGCAGACACAGGGGAGTGTGTGCGCACGTTCACGGCCCACAGACGCAACGTGAGCGCCCTCAAGTACCACGCGGGCACCT TGTTCACGGGCAGCGGCGACGCTTGCGCCCGGGCCTTCGACGCGCAGTCTGGAGAGCTGCGGAGGGTGTTCCGGGGCCACACATTCATCATCAACTGCATCCAGGTAGGTCCCTCTGCCCTTCTTGGGGCCGCCGCTCGTGGGAGGGAAAGGTGCCCCGCCCCGATCCATCCACGCTGGCAGCCGCGTCCCCCCACAGCCTACCGCCTCGCCGGTGA
- the WDR86 gene encoding WD repeat-containing protein 86 isoform X6: MGGGGSALRVCADHRGGINWLSLSPDGQRLLTGSEDGTARLWSTADGQCCALLQGHESYVTFCQLEDEAAFTCSADCTIRRWDVLTGQCLQVYRGHTSIVNRILVANNQLFSSSYDRTARVWSVDKGQMSQEFRGHRNCVLTLAYSAPWDLPSTPCVEEAAAGGLLVTGSTDGTAKVWQVASGCCHQTLRGHTGAVLCLVLDTPSHTAFTGSTDATIRAWDILSGEQLRVFREHQGSVICLELVNRLVYSGSADRTVKCWLADTGECVRTFTAHRRNVSALKYHAGTCRRISEAGGLGWNGWLHKVIRHTAFFCHSSSSSLAQTFYL, encoded by the exons ATGGGGGGCGGCGGGTCGGCCCTGAGGGTCTGCGCCGACCACCGCGGGGGCATCAACTGGCTGAGCCTGAGCCCCGACGGGCAGCGCCTGCTGACGGGCAGCGAGGACGGCACGGCCCGGCTCTGGAGCACCGCGGACGGCCAGTGCTGCGCGCTCCTGCAAG GACACGAAAGCTATGTGACCTTCTGCCAGCTGGAGGATGAGGCCGCCTTCACATGCAGCGCCGACTGCACCATCAGGAGGTGGGACGTGCTGACCGGGCAGTGTCTGCAGGTGTACCGAGGACACACGTCCATTGTGAACAG GATCCTGGTTGCCAACAACCAGCTCTTCAGCAGCTCCTACGACCGGACAGCTCGGGTCTGGAGTGTGGATAAGGGGCAGATGTCCCAGGAGTTCCGGGGCCACCGCAACTGCGTGCTGACTCTAGCCTACTCTGCCCCGTGGGACCTCCCCAGCACTCCCTGCGTGGAGGAGGCCGCGGCCGGGGGGCTCCTGGTGACCGGCAGCACAGATGGCACTGCCAAGGTGTGGCAGGTGGCCAGCGGCTGCTGCCACCAGACGCTGCGGGGCCACACGGGCGCAGTGCTGTGCCTAGTGCTAGACACGCCCAGTCACACGGCCTTCACAGGCAGCACCGACGCCACCATCCGTGCCTGGGACATCCTGAGTGGGGAGCAGCTGCGGGTGTTCCGGGAGCACCAGGGCTCCGTCATCTGTCTGGAG CTGGTGAACCGACTCGTGTACTCTGGCAGCGCGGACAGGACCGTCAAGTGCTGGCTGGCAGACACAGGGGAGTGTGTGCGCACGTTCACGGCCCACAGACGCAACGTGAGCGCCCTCAAGTACCACGCGGGCACCT GTAGAAGAATTTCAGAGGCTGGTGGTCTCGGCTGGAATGGGTGGCTCCACAAAGTCATCAGGCACACAGCTTTCTTCTGTCACTCTTCTTCGTCATCCTTAGCACAGACCTTCTATCTTTAA
- the WDR86 gene encoding WD repeat-containing protein 86 isoform X7: protein MGGGGSALRVCADHRGGINWLSLSPDGQRLLTGSEDGTARLWSTADGQCCALLQGHESYVTFCQLEDEAAFTCSADCTIRRWDVLTGQCLQVYRGHTSIVNRILVANNQLFSSSYDRTARVWSVDKGQMSQEFRGHRNCVLTLAYSAPWDLPSTPCVEEAAAGGLLVTGSTDGTAKVWQVASGCCHQTLRGHTGAVLCLVLDTPSHTAFTGSTDATIRAWDILSGEQLRVFREHQGSVICLERERSGGLQSCPSCRPSLLLLAAGEPTRVLWQRGQDRQVLAGRHRGVCAHVHGPQTQRERPQVPRGHL from the exons ATGGGGGGCGGCGGGTCGGCCCTGAGGGTCTGCGCCGACCACCGCGGGGGCATCAACTGGCTGAGCCTGAGCCCCGACGGGCAGCGCCTGCTGACGGGCAGCGAGGACGGCACGGCCCGGCTCTGGAGCACCGCGGACGGCCAGTGCTGCGCGCTCCTGCAAG GACACGAAAGCTATGTGACCTTCTGCCAGCTGGAGGATGAGGCCGCCTTCACATGCAGCGCCGACTGCACCATCAGGAGGTGGGACGTGCTGACCGGGCAGTGTCTGCAGGTGTACCGAGGACACACGTCCATTGTGAACAG GATCCTGGTTGCCAACAACCAGCTCTTCAGCAGCTCCTACGACCGGACAGCTCGGGTCTGGAGTGTGGATAAGGGGCAGATGTCCCAGGAGTTCCGGGGCCACCGCAACTGCGTGCTGACTCTAGCCTACTCTGCCCCGTGGGACCTCCCCAGCACTCCCTGCGTGGAGGAGGCCGCGGCCGGGGGGCTCCTGGTGACCGGCAGCACAGATGGCACTGCCAAGGTGTGGCAGGTGGCCAGCGGCTGCTGCCACCAGACGCTGCGGGGCCACACGGGCGCAGTGCTGTGCCTAGTGCTAGACACGCCCAGTCACACGGCCTTCACAGGCAGCACCGACGCCACCATCCGTGCCTGGGACATCCTGAGTGGGGAGCAGCTGCGGGTGTTCCGGGAGCACCAGGGCTCCGTCATCTGTCTGGAG AGGGAGAGGTCTGGGGGGCTTCAGAGCTGCCCCAGCTGCCGACCTTCCCTGCTCCTCCTCGCAGCTGGTGAACCGACTCGTGTACTCTGGCAGCGCGGACAGGACCGTCAAGTGCTGGCTGGCAGACACAGGGGAGTGTGTGCGCACGTTCACGGCCCACAGACGCAACGTGAGCGCCCTCAAGTACCACGCGGGCACCT GTAG